The nucleotide sequence GATGAATTGTGCTTACATTTAAAAAGTGTAATTTCTGCTtaattttgtgtgtgtgtgtgtgtgtgtttgcagtGCAACAAACTTTAAATACGCACTGATTAGTTAATACCCTGTTAGTTCAAATTGATTTGACAGCAAATACTGCATTGTGCCACGCTGCTACACTCGAGCTGCAAgttacttgtacatacatacctacatacatacattcgtatTTCACATGCAACATAAAACCATTACAAATGCTGCTCTCATCACCGTACTGCTCCCTCTGCTCCTCCACCCACTCGTGCGCATTTGCATTCACATTAGCGTACAACATTTCTTGGAACGCGTACTATCACTAACAACATCGCCCGTTATGCCGCTGAACTTATTCATCGCTGCAGCGTTCGAGTAAGCTGTCGACTGCTCTCCACCACTTGTTATGctgccgccaccaccaccaccgccaccactGCCGGCGCCATTGAACTCCAAAAGACTAGGATGTAGACCACCGCTGAGGGGTTGTTGATGCACTGCACCACCGCCTGTAGTTTCGCCAGCAAGtattaaattgttgttgttggtgctgccAGCATGCAGATGGTTGTTGATCGTGTTGCTGGTGTTGTTGGCGGCTCCTAAAACAGAACCATTTTCACTAATCAATACATTGTTTGTGCGCGAAAGTGAACGTTGCTTCTTCAAATTTGCCAATGTGGCTGCGGCATAAGAAGCGGAGGCAGAATTGAGGCTCTCCAAAGAGAGTGTATGTGGTTGGATAAGCGTGGCCGACATAGCCGTATTAGGCATTTGCAGTTGacttagttgttgttgctgttgctgttgttgttgatgctgaTGGGTATTTGTGGTGTCTGAGAGTGTGAGAGTGCGTGAACAGGTGCGTGCGTGCGTGAATGCGTGCATTTATGTTGTGTGCGTGAATGCAAATGTGATTAAGTGCGAATTTGATGTGATTGAAGCACAAAAATAACAACGATAATTTCAAATTATAATGGATTGATGATTAGCACGCGTTGGCAGACATTCGTATTTGGTACGGCGAAATTGGAATCATCGATGCAAGTTGATTTACGATTTTggcacaacaacaacgacatgcGGGACATAAACAATtatgtggaaaaaaataaataaaaagaaaaaaacaaatggaaaaaaatatattaatgaatGCAAGCAACAAACGTATGGGATGAGTTAAATCAGTATAGGATTATATTCTCTAACGGTTATCtgatatagggtgttttttaagagcttgagaactttaaATTCtaatacaaaacacaaaatattgttgaaatgaattgttttttatggTAATCTGTTAGATAATttaatggcatttattttttaaacatatccCGGTTATATcctccattcgatcagtctgaataataaatttaaatgagcccaatcagcaaaaattcgatgcaaacgatggtcattcggctccaattcttgcacgagctgtattttataggcacgcaGGCCAAGAtctttacgtaaaattttctacattctgttaaaaaatatcAGGAATTGTTCATTCATTAAATCTTTTTGCAGGAATGTTGGTACCACTGTACTCTATAGTATCGCAGAGTTTGAGTGGAATCCgtcaattagtttgtttttggcatttaattgtaTCAGTCAACCGCCGGTGTGCTTTGCGGTTTTCTCTATGGATAAAaaaatcgaacaaagaatttgtcttaaattttgtgttttgaacgggacttCGTGTGCCGAAttcttgaaaatgttgcagaaagcctatggcgagggTGTATTATCAAATACAAGGGTCTATGAGTGGCACAAAGCTTTTGCAGATGAACGGATGAAAACggcgacaaagtcaaggaaatggtgctgggaAACGTTCaaaccatcatttaaatttgaggtaggtagctcgtgactttagcgtgtctcacgaaccAAATCGCAACATTTTACGCCATCAATGTGTCATGAGacacgtggctgctcgactcgttccaagaaagTTGAattgctttcaaaaaattcatcgaaagaaggtggctgaagacatgcttgaaaAAGTGAATTCGgatccaacgtttatccagcgcatcacagcaggtgatgagacgtgggtatatgagctTGACTTGCAACagccagtcaacaggcggctgaatggcgtacatccacatgagccgaaacccaaagaaccacgccaaagtcggtcaaaagtaaaAGTCgggctactcgttttctttgattatcacggtgttgtgcactcgaaattcgttccaaatggtacTACGGTAATTAAGGAGTATTATTTGGAAGTCACGAACCAAATCGCAACATTTTACGCCATCAATGTGTCATGAGACACGTGACTGCTCGACTCATTCCAAGGAAgtagaatttctttcaaaaaattcatcggaagaaggtggctgaagacatgcttgcgCACGTGAATACGGACcaaacgtttatccagcgcatcattgcaggtgatgagacgtgggtatatgagctTGACTTGCAACagccagtcaacaggcggcatccatccacatgagccgaaacccaaagaaccacgccaaagtcggtcaaaagtaaaagtcaggctactcgttttctttgattatctcggtgttgtgcactcgaaaTGCGTTCCAAATGGTACTACGGTAATTAAGGAgcattatttggaagttatgcgacgtttgagagagaatgtgcgtaggtgggggcccaatttgtggaaagaaaactcatggctCTTGCACCATGACatcgcaccgtctcacaaggctcatattgtgaacactttttttactaaaacctcgacaaatatcatcaaacaaccccctattcaccggatttagcccgctgtgacttttttcttttcccacAACTTAAATTTCCActtcgcggacgccgctttgagtcgatagcgGCCATTCGCTGcgaagaattcgctgaaggagccgaagaagatctcttcaaacgcgtttaaaaggtgatttgatgactggactTATCATTGGCATACTTGTATGTGTATTTCTTCGAATGGATCCTATTTTGAAggctacaaaataaattttgatgattaaacaattatttagcgttttattgaacaattcccggtacttttttgacaaaatgtatgTAGACGATGACTCGACGCTTCGGCGTCCTCTTCAAAACTTTGCTCTATGCACTTCGCGcacatatttttgatttttaacgaTTCATGATAAGTTGCCAACCCTCactgaacagaaatatcaacacagtttgccattctcagctgtcaaatcatagtaatcgatatcgatagttctcatgcagttaaaaaaacaccctttatatactaATACTAATAAGAAtagatacataaaatgtatgttTTATATGAGCCCTTATTAGAATCATGGCATGAGGAGCAGTGCAaatgcataaatattatatttttgtgtgcgattttttataaaaacagatTTTGGGAACGAAAACAGGATATTAAATGAcaatcaagtaaaaaaaaattcgcacgccatttaaggaaaatattaataaaaaaagtttttcttttaattttgattagatttattttttttaagcattccaCAGCTGATAAGTAACAAAACGAGCGCAATTTCGAGTTTgcgtgtgaaaaaaaaaaattaaggcggCCTCAAGCGGATGTGGTAGAAAAATTTACTATATGCGCTGCGGTAGGTAGTTACGCTGGGATAAAAACTATACTGCCGCTAGTGTTTTCTCGATAACTGTACTTGCCAGTAAATACCCCATATTTGTTTACCCGTTGCATTTTTCGAGTTTGGTACTAGGTTTTGATACTTTTCTGCAGCATTTGCTATACGGAATTTCCTCACGAATTCTTTCCATCGTGGAAATTTTAAAcaagatttaaagaaaaaaattaaataaaataaaaaaacgttccAAACAAAGTGgtagcactagaccaacaataaCATTTTGTTTGTCTTGATTCCGCTTGagaaagacgcaaaaaatataaatttggtataactttgggaaatattgggctggggaataagttcatagcgtttttatattttcttttattttacaatacgccaaatcctggagaaACCCCATGAAAAACAACTCAACACGCACCACCTCTTCGTGGATTTCAAAGCCTCCTTTGATAGCACGGATAGAAATCACCTCTATGCCGCTATGTCAaagtttggtatccccgcaaatctaatacggctgtgtaagatgacgttgcgcgCTACCACAAGCGTCGTCACAATTGGAagtaacctctccgagccgttcgatatcaaacgaggtttcagacaaggcgattctCTATCTTGAGATTTTTTCAACCTCTTGCGGGAAAAAATCTTTCGCGCTGCCGAGCTAAACCGCACTGGTACTTTTTTTCATAAGAGCATATAAAGAGAGAGGCGAGCAATGTGGGTCTTGCGGTGAATGAGggtaaaacaaagtacctgctgTCAATACACAGAGAGTCTTCGCGCCTTGGTCAAAATGTTAGTGTTGACTACCAACCATTCGAAGTTGTAAAGAACTTGGTCTACCTTGGGACCAGTATTAATAACAGAAATGacgtcagcctggagatcaaacggagaataacTCTTACCCCACCGCGTACGGTAAAACAGCGAGTTGTATGAGCTATACGGGGACATGGACATAGTTAAGCGTGTAAAATACCGCGGCTACGCTGGCTATGAAAGAAGATGCGCTAGCAAGGCGAATTTACGACACGGTATCCCAAAAAGGAAGGCGTGGAAGAGGATCACATCtttgttggaaagatcaagttaTGCAGGACCTGTCTTCACTCGAGATTTCCATCTGGCAGCAACGGGTGCAGAACAGAAACAGCTGGCGCTCCATTTTGGATtctttgaggcttagaaatggagttcctagaaggcaaaaatcaacattttcgataccttctcttctttgcttttcatcgaggtccaAAAGTGGGCGAAGTagtccgggacatttgcgacgtgcatGGAGAAGGTGCtgtaggcgagtctacagcacgaaaatggtttgcaaagttcaaaaatggcgactttgacatcgatgacacgtcccgcagcggaaggccttctgaactcgatgaagaacgtctcaaatcacttttgaaggggaAAGGAGGAGGTCTCCAAACcaatcgtgaattggcggaaaaaatgagctgcgatcataaaacgattctcaataacCTTCACTCAATGGAGTTTACCGAAAAAtaggtgcctcacgagctcaacgaaaagaacaaagaaagtcgccttcaaattgcttctcagcatctcgcccaccatcgagcaacacgtcaAAGCTGCACTCCAAGAgtaggtccttcagcatccgccgtattctctggactttgcaccgaccgattattatattttccgctccctgtcaagccATATGAAGGGTGATACTTTCGATAACAAAAAGGCCCTTAAAAATTGGCTCAACAAATTCTttaacaccagaccaggcgatttttggcggaataacatcaacaaattggtcgagggGTGGTAAGAGGTTGTAAGCAGCAACGGCgagtatataattgattaacttattgatataattattgttttttgtttaaataaaaatcttcggccaaaacgctacgaacttattccccaacctaataaagggttttccaataacaggtgttacaggtgaatggcttgcgctatcgagagatgattaacgatttttttttgccggaattggatggtattgaactggacaaagtttattttcaacaagacgacgctacgtgccacacaagcaacgaaaccattgatcgttCACGGGAAaaatttccggaccgtgttatctctcgaagaggtgctcacaattggccaccgagatcttgtgatttaacaccttgtgacttttttcccTGGGactacgtgaaagagaaggtctacgccaagaGCTCcggatcgattcaagacctcaaagatggaattcgtgaggttatcgaggacatagggcagccactttgcaattcagttatggaaaatttcgtgaaaaggatattgtcctgtacgCGTGGTCCTGGTGGTTATttgccactattaacggcataccgctccctttataatgaaataaacacccgatcatttatattaaaaaaattgtatttttctttgaatatcaaaataacacctcttattggaaaatcctttagtaACACGATTAATAGAAATACTTATACTGCTCTCTTTGTGGGTTTACAAGCTTGAAAGTTATTGCTGCACGTACAAGGACATAGCTACATCCTTCGCAAACATAACAAATgtgaaaatgcatacaaaagcTTTATTTCAGGCGCTTGAATGCTGTCAAGATGAAaatcaaatgtaaaaaatgctttaaattaaTCATAATCTTGACATTTACCACCATCAACTACGTAAGTACTCGTACATAAGCTATTTATTTTTCCAACACGCTTTCTCCTATCCCCACCACCTCCTACCCCTTTCCCGTCTACTCACCCACTAGCACCGTCACTTGCACATTTATCTTGCCATTCGCCGCCTCCTTGCTGGACTGTATGTGCACTGCATCCGGCCCAGCGGTCGATGTAGCTGCCGCCGCCATATTACGATCGCTGACAATCATCGCGGTCGCCGATGTGGAACGATGATGTTCACCACTCGCTTTATAGGCGTTCAATTGCAATTCATCATTCTCGCGACCTTCTGGTGGTCGACGAGAATTATACGTATGCGATGAAGCGTCCATAACATCGATGGCGGACAGTGAGTGTGGCAAATACGCGTTGGCACTGCCATTTGTCGTTGTCGTGCTCGCTGTCGCCGTCGCAGCAGTGTAGGCTGCAATTTTCTTATCGTTGTTGTTATTAGTACTAAtcgtattgttattattattgttggggttgttgttattatttgttGGCACTTTCGTTAGCCAATTGTAGTCGTTTGTCGAGGcggatgttgttgttgtggctgttgTGTCGTTGACGCCATCCAGTAGCGCCAACGTGGAATGATGATTGGTAGTGTTGTTGCTAAGTCCATTCGCATCGGAGAGCGTCACACTATCCGGTGCAATGAACACTTCTTGTGCTTGCAAACGTAGACGTGCCTCTTCGACGGCGTCTTTTTTGGTTGTTAGCGTTTTGTCGCGCAGCGAAGTGCGACGCACCGATTGCGCGCTGTGGACGATGAAAAGGAAAAGGGGAATAAAATATGAggaaatgaagaagaaaaacatatttcacatacaaaagcattattaaaaattaaaaaagaaaatttgtatatttatgtagGTCATCTTATTTACACCCACCGCGTATTGTTGCTTTGTGAACGGCGCACACGGCGACGTTGCGCCTCTGCCAGACGTTTGCTCTCCTGCTCTGTCTTCAACTGTTCAATGCGTTCTCGTATCTCGGGATCCTCGCAAATGTCTGTGAGTATGTAAGGGGTTCGTATTAAAATTGCCAGATAAGTTTTGCATAGGTTTTTGGTATACAAATTtgcttgtaaatatttttattttaaatattttattgatttatttaaatataaagtcTAGGAACAATAAATTCCTACAGACTACTGACACAAATTGAATAAGAGTAGATACAAGATTTTAAAAGGTTAATGAAAACCTCGTTAGCATCAATTTACAAGATTATAGCTTACCTGAAGGCGTTTCATCGTCTTTGTTTTTAGCATTCAGATCAGCACCGCATTGCGCAAGCATCTCCAGCACCTCCAACTGTTTAAAGAATTGGTAAAAGTTCGTGCGTTATATTCGTTTGAGTTTAGCCAACTTATACTTATAAGTTAACGGTActtgatttaatttaacttattgttttttttttttgtatgtaaacatTTTCTGCATCACTTTGCTTAATTTCGGTTTATTTTGTTCAACTTGACTTACTTTTAGTTTATCTAAGAGTCAAGTTTCCCCAAGAAGGTCAACCATAGttgtcttttaaattttttatatgccaGAGGccgattttgaaattaatttgcgcaaattttaatttttcgacgAGTAAAACGAACACATTTGTATGCaagtttttatactttttgcagtatttgagcaACAATTTATTCGAATCTCATGATTTTTTGACAGCTATTAAACAGATTAGGCAACAAAGAAAGTAGCGGCTAGTTTTTAAAACatcgaaacaaattttttataaaaaaagtgtttttttacaatggcgggatggcacaaaggcatgaagcctggccataggacttttcacatctatacacaGACGACTctcaaactttagacggagtgagagcgggcatttactgctctaaactagggataaggcagcctattaagctgccagaccagagcagtattttccaagcggaagtttttgctgtgagGAAAGCCGCGCAGCTAGCCTacacaaaaacaagaaagaactcaataattaatatatacgtggacagtcaagcagcaataaaggcaataaGCTCACATTtcattaagtccaaaaatgttcgacggagcaggaaggccatagaaaggctagccgaaaacagtaggctgcatatctattgggtacctggtcacaaaggcattatgggaaacgaaatagtagatgagatagcaaaaagtggtgttagactaccatttgaacaagagaacgacataccaaaaccgctaaatacaatatacaacgaacTGTACGACTATACGAAAAAGCGAGTGGAAACTAGATGGACTAATCT is from Anastrepha ludens isolate Willacy chromosome 4, idAnaLude1.1, whole genome shotgun sequence and encodes:
- the LOC128860246 gene encoding protein phosphatase 1 regulatory subunit 12A isoform X1 produces the protein MVKGILVNRKADDSHKAQLKMEHADLVAEMQTVENLPTHERLQLARLRRAQQLKVARQKEKEWLKLQRAKGNATSALNNSHTTHHFRSSSSSGSRHISFESSVVLLEAASRNDMHEVAELLERGITPDAANEDGLTALHQCCIDNNVEMLQLLLEYGANVDAQDSDKWTPLHAAATCGHLELVRILIDHGANLLAVNTDGNMPYDLCDDENTLDYIEAEMSKRGVTQELIDETRSSTERQMLKDLMEVARTGGDLEEPDNQGATPLHIAAANGYVRVVEFLLEMHVNVDAVDKDMWSPVHAAACWGHLEVLEMLAQCGADLNAKNKDDETPSDICEDPEIRERIEQLKTEQESKRLAEAQRRRVRRSQSNNTRAQSVRRTSLRDKTLTTKKDAVEEARLRLQAQEVFIAPDSVTLSDANGLSNNTTNHHSTLALLDGVNDTTATTTTSASTNDYNWLTKVPTNNNNNPNNNNNNTISTNNNNDKKIAAYTAATATASTTTTNGSANAYLPHSLSAIDVMDASSHTYNSRRPPEGRENDELQLNAYKASGEHHRSTSATAMIVSDRNMAAAATSTAGPDAVHIQSSKEAANGKINVQVTVLVDTTNTHQHQQQQQQQQQLSQLQMPNTAMSATLIQPHTLSLESLNSASASYAAATLANLKKQRSLSRTNNVLISENGSVLGAANNTSNTINNHLHAGSTNNNNLILAGETTGGGAVHQQPLSGGLHPSLLEFNGAGSGGGGGGGGSITSGGEQSTAYSNAAAMNKFSGITGDVVSDSTRSKKCCTLM
- the LOC128860246 gene encoding protein phosphatase 1 regulatory subunit 16A isoform X2 yields the protein MVKGILVNRKADDSHKAQLKMEHADLVAEMQTVENLPTHERLQLARLRRAQQLKVARQKEKEWLKLQRAKGNATSALNNSHTTHHFRSSSSSGSRHISFESSVVLLEAASRNDMHEVAELLERGITPDAANEDGLTALHQCCIDNNVEMLQLLLEYGANVDAQDSDKWTPLHAAATCGHLELVRILIDHGANLLAVNTDGNMPYDLCDDENTLDYIEAEMSKRGVTQELIDETRSSTERQMLKDLMEVARTGGDLEEPDNQGATPLHIAAANGYVRVVEFLLEMHVNVDAVDKDMWSPVHAAACWGHLEVLEMLAQCGADLNAKNKDDETPSDICEDPEIRERIEQLKTEQESKRLAEAQRRRVRRSQSNNTRAQSVRRTSLRDKTLTTKKDAVEEARLRLQAQEVFIAPDSVTLSDANGLSNNTTNHHSTLALLDGVNDTTATTTTSASTNDYNWLTKVPTNNNNNPNNNNNNTISTNNNNDKKIAAYTAATATASTTTTNGSANAYLPHSLSAIDVMDASSHTYNSRRPPEGRENDELQLNAYKASGEHHRSTSATAMIVSDRNMAAAATSTAGPDAVHIQSSKEAANGKINVQVTVLVGAANNTSNTINNHLHAGSTNNNNLILAGETTGGGAVHQQPLSGGLHPSLLEFNGAGSGGGGGGGGSITSGGEQSTAYSNAAAMNKFSGITGDVVSDSTRSKKCCTLM